The DNA window GCATTTTTGATAAAAAGGTGAATAAATATGGGCAAAGTGCTATCTTACATAAGTATACACCAGGAGAAAGATGCCCTTGCTATGATAAGGATACAGGATATTGTGATCCACAGTGGCATAGAGATCATCCTAATGCTCCAGCGTGCAATGAAGAAGGATATTTAGAAGGTACGAGCGAACAAGTAAACTTAAAAGCTTTTATATTTCCAGTAGATAATTTAAATAAGGCAACAGTAGATGAAGTTGTATTGGCATCTTTAGGACAACTCAGTAAGGACGATTATATCTATGTAGGGAAAAGTGATGTTGATATATTCAATCTCAATGATACAGATTACCTTGAATATGATAATAGAAGGTGGAAAATTAAAAGTCCGGATAATTATAAGATTGGGGATGGTAATATTGCATTTGTAACAAAATTAGAACTACTAGGGAATGTCTAACATGGGTGGTATATATGGTATTGATGAAGTCTTAAGAGATTTAGATATGATAGATGAAGAAATCGATGAGGCTGTAGATGAAATTGCAAAAGAAGTTGCTGTTGAGATACTAGATTTAGCTGTTAATAATGTAAACGGACCAGATACAAAGTACTTACAATATTCTGAGCCACCGTATCCTGTTGGAACACCTACGGGTACTTTGAAAAGATCAGTAAAGCTAAAGAAAGTAGGGAAGAATAAATACAAAGTATTTGCAGATATGCAGGTAGCACGATATGCATGGTGGATACATGAAGGAAATAAATTTATGGAAGCTAGACCATTTCTTGATGATGCAGTAAAAAATGTGATGGATACAAGAAAATATATAGAAATAGGTAACAAGATTATTGAAAATATCTTGAATAGGTAGGTGTTAGTAGTGGGTAATAACAAAGTTGTAAAAATACCTAGACGTGAGTTAAGCGTAGAAGTAAGCGCAAAAGATGCCGATGTGTTTAAAGAAACTATAGATATATTGGCACAGTTTATAAAAGATAATAGAATCGATGAATCCATAAGAAATGAATATGCAGATAAGATTGCAGGGATCGTGAAGAAAGGTGATTAGATGGATCATAATTCACCAATAGTAAGTTGTAAGGAAGTACTGAAAGATTTTTTAAATTTAAGAGAAGAATTAAACTATGTAGATATTAGAAAAGAATATATAAAAGCAGATAAAGATTTGCCCTTGAAAAAGCCACTTATAACAATTTCAAAAGGTAAGCTTATAACGAAAGATATAGGTTTTCAAGATTATCTTGGAGAAATATATAATAAGGAAGCAAATAGATTCATAGAGACTAAGGGTAAAATGCTTAATCTTTACTATGATTTACATATATGGAATGGGACTTCTCCTAAACTTGGAGGAGAAAAGGAAATTGAACGTATCCAAGAAAAAATTAAAATTATTGTAGAGTTTGAAAGTAATGCCTTAGAGGAACACGGTATTACTTTTTTTAGTTTTGAAGAAGGAACAACTACAGGAGATCCATTTGATAAAGATTTGTTTCATTGTAGATGTACCATTGGATTACAAGTTTTATGGAAGAAAGAATTTAAATATGAGGTTATGGATGAAATAGAATCTCATGGAGAAATAGAGGAGGGATAGTATGGCGATTAAGGATACTCAACGAGTTGGAGTTTTTTCAGAATCTCAGGTATCAAAAGAAGTGATGGGATTTCCAGGGACTTGTTGGCCTGTTGGGATTGTGGCTGCTGTTGATCAAAAGGTGTATAAAGAAACTACTCCTAAAGCTTATGCTATACAAGTTAAGGAAGATGCATATACGTTATTTGGAAAGAATAGCGAAATGGCAAAGTTAGTAGAGATTCAGACGTTATCTGGAGTCAATAAACTTATTTGTGTACCGGTTTTAAAACCTTCAACTGGTGATATAACTAAAACACAATATAAAACAGCACTTAATGTTTTGTATAATGAGGAAGCTGTAAAAATTGTTATTTGTGATTCTCCTGATGCTGATGTGCATACAGAAGTAAGAAATCATTGCGATAAGGCATCTCTTAATAGAAAAGAAAGAAGATCACATGTTGGAGCTACTGCTGATAGTATATCTGCTTGGACTGTTTTGGCTACATCTTTAAATAGTGGAAGATTAAGCATTTGGGGAAGCATTCCACTCAAAACGGATGGAAGTAAATATGAGAATAGTGTGTACTTAGCTGCTGCTTGTGCTGCTCAAGATGCTTTAGAATTAGATCCTGCTATGCCACTTCATAATTTAGAATTGCCAAGAGAATTATTTGGTGGACTATATAATAGATTTGATGATGCTGATTT is part of the Crassaminicella profunda genome and encodes:
- a CDS encoding HK97 gp10 family phage protein, with translation MGGIYGIDEVLRDLDMIDEEIDEAVDEIAKEVAVEILDLAVNNVNGPDTKYLQYSEPPYPVGTPTGTLKRSVKLKKVGKNKYKVFADMQVARYAWWIHEGNKFMEARPFLDDAVKNVMDTRKYIEIGNKIIENILNR
- a CDS encoding phage tail sheath subtilisin-like domain-containing protein, with translation MAIKDTQRVGVFSESQVSKEVMGFPGTCWPVGIVAAVDQKVYKETTPKAYAIQVKEDAYTLFGKNSEMAKLVEIQTLSGVNKLICVPVLKPSTGDITKTQYKTALNVLYNEEAVKIVICDSPDADVHTEVRNHCDKASLNRKERRSHVGATADSISAWTVLATSLNSGRLSIWGSIPLKTDGSKYENSVYLAAACAAQDALELDPAMPLHNLELPRELFGGLYNRFDDADLEALYAGGIAACRSVNGKIFIDRWVTTYTKDDTVNPAVADDKYQEGTVAKIKDFIDEGLRNRLATLHPRVKASLSAMNEVKADAVNWLKIQEEKEIIEKANVYKIERQADKKSRFHVYYNYGAILPLNTIFLHGKALV